The following proteins are co-located in the Branchiostoma lanceolatum isolate klBraLanc5 chromosome 16, klBraLanc5.hap2, whole genome shotgun sequence genome:
- the LOC136421555 gene encoding trichohyalin-like isoform X11 produces the protein MVQPSKTKTMAKTGEGDTDQQSATEPSSNSVNGDNKKDPIVPGLTKVQLPRSAAKVVLQPKKESETSASYVPKFANVNVKERFEQMRVRKEEKEAKKFEEVRKERESRDQREKHSALRKQFLKELMDSDEEEEVKKEKPKETPKSYVPRMRGSVRGKFEEMQKQKEEEERRRAEEERKRRIEMDRQIQQQEQESLISKQMEEEMFDKMETPSGPPSAAPPVTPSDLPSGERRSIKGKFEEIQKQKEEEARMRAEEERLRRIEMDKLQLEREAARKGEEQEVSESDGDTSSNASFQPTVTDIPRVTRGGVKGKFEAMRKAKEEERLRQMEEERQQRIQAETESLRLSIEAAFSQNEEEDVEEEPEVNGLDMSPRLTKKIGSVKGRYEEMQKVRDEEHRRQLETERLSRLQLEKQAIGNQSETADVEQVNGINGHSPHHQEEQEKTYTSNETIKLRNRPKGDVKGRFEDLRKRREDEARRKTQEIRISRIEFDKMMQQREKEKSPQVEDEEEDGDSASVTSSLTSSFISDADGESGAPQPGTCGSMKSRFEALREAKEKPRTTEPRLRRLKKLDTFIRDTGKDNEGENEVNETNETTKPRKLDVKNRFEEMRKKREEAERRKTQEIRLSRLELDKIAQDREKERKEKDEVPCDDDNDDSPSEGTPLDISEPVPSVKDRLHQIKNSTEETQRKAQELQLSRLEFDKMMLEREKERNRKKEEEEDELAGSLEDLSEPDKPMGSVKGRFEELRKVREEESRRRAEEERLRRLEADRLAQERELENQAQQESASQANEEEAEDKPEVKEDIPPPKRGSLRGKFEVMQRQKEEEARKKAEEERLRRLEEEKKILAEEAAKREAEYEEMEQLAEQRAEQKEEAAPKESIEEVTSPKVSLGKLKNKFAELQKKKESGASEDDGTPREKVKPGKLKNKFAELQKKSSEDQENDACAEKAPKPGKLTISFEELARQKEEEARRDAEEERKRKLEEDKQLLEEERARLEAEEAAAAAAASEGGDQEGEEPVESAPGESGPRISVKERFALMQKKKEEEEEQRKLKTTDVKEAGKNKRASALFEKFQNIDKVAEEERFRKVEEERARRLEMDREMLARELERTEKMVGMEEEAQEEEKEEDVEPKAAETEEDKVARKQRTRALFSRFENLESYEEQERRRRIEEEKRKRLMLEQREIDEARRKEVGGADGALPEEAKREEEDREREYMERFARGEASDVEESDEDETLSATSETLAPKFVKNFENMTIFDGDPVRFEAKVIGRPKPDVTWYLNGKRLPNNQDYRYKFEGDHGVVLELPETFPEDEGEYMCKAVNTSGMALCSALLIIEGKGHRAESSYIKQIVEPTKPAQTKAAAKKTTVVKQPANVQVKQTTVQTKSVTVQPNTQPKQQKPVHGQLKQAEMPPSKEAVIKQHVVSKSEKITSTTASGQFIKKSSSTTSEKVVTKTTTSEVTSSKTEKSAAASAWELKYGGKPLTAQQLAKQKLAQKMAGNGQPPSPTVKVPVQKLYVGGKPAPAQTVPPKAAQPQGEPQPGAARKQWPPPTKGGSDEDTTKTSEPVSPKIKEDKTCNHNGDKTDDNQTAHSNEKENKPPVKTTENGK, from the exons GTGCAGCCTAGTAAAACAAAAACCATGGCCAAGACAGGGGAGGGGGACACCGACCAGCAGTCGGCCACGGAACCTTCGTCCAACTCCGTGAATGGCGACAACAAGAAA GACCCGATCGTACCTGGTCTTACCAAGGTTCAGTTGCCCCGTTCTGCTGCTAAGGTTGTTCTGCAGCCAAAGAAG GAGTCAGAAACCTCCGCCTCATACGTTCCTAAGTTTGCCAATGTGAACGTTAAGGAACGTTTCGAGCAGATGAGGGTGaggaaggaggagaaggaggccAAAAAATTCGAAGAAGTTCGCAAGGAGAGAGAATCAAGAGACCAGCGGGAAAAACATTCAGCACTTAGAAAACAATTCCTTAAG GAGCTGATGGACTCCGACGAGGAGGAAGaagtgaaaaaagaaaaaccgAAGGAAACTCCGAAGAGCTACGTGCCAAGGATGCGAGGCAGCGTGCGGGGAAAATTCGAAGAGATGCAGAAACAAAAG GAGGAAGAAGAACGCAGGAGGGCGGAAGAGGAGAGAAAGAGGCGGATTGAGATGGACCGGCAGATCCAGCAACAGGAACAGGAAAGCTTGATCTCAAAACAGATGGAGGAG GAAATGTTTGACAAGATGGAGACGCCATCGGGCCCTCCGTCCGCCGCCCCGCCCGTCACGCCGTCCGACCTGCCGTCAGGGGAGAGGCGCAGCATCAAGGGCAAGTTCGAGGAGATCCAGAAACAGAAGGAGGAGGAAGCGCGCATGCGCGCCGAGGAGGAGCGACTGCGCAGGATCGAGATGGACAAGCTGCAGCTGGAGAGGGAGGCTGCGCGCAAGGGGGAAGAGCAGGAGGTATCG GAATCGGATGGTGACACCAGTAGCAACGCTAGCTTCCAGCCAACGGTTACCGACATTCCAAGAGTCACACGCGGTGGTGTGAAAGGAAAATTCGAAGCTATGAGAAAAGCCAAAGAAGAGGAAAGGTTGCGTCAGATGGAGGAAGAGAGACAGCAGCGCATTCAGGCCGAAACAGAATCCCTTCGCCTATCCATTGAGGCTGCCTTTTCGCAAAACGAG GAAGAAGATGTTGAGGAAGAGCCCGAGGTCAACGGCCTTGATATGTCCCCAAGACTCACGAAAAAGATCGGCAGTGTTAAGGGCCGTTACGAGGAGATGCAAAAGGTGCGGGACGAGGAGCATCGTCGGCAGTTGGAAACGGAAAGACTCAGCAGGCTCCAGCTCGAGAAACAGGCAATagggaaccaatcagaaacAGCCGACGTTGAACAG GTCAATGGCATCAACGGGCATTCCCCGCATCATCAAGAGGAGCAGGAGAAAACGTACACGTCAAACGAGACAATCAAGCTTAGAAACAGGCCCAAGGGTGACGTGAAAGGTCGGTTCGAAGACCTGAGAAAGCGGCGAGAGGATGAAGCCAGGCGTAAAACGCAAGAGATACGGATTAGCCGTATCGAGTTTGATAAGATGATGCAACAACGAGAAAAGGAGAAGTCCCCGCAAGTAGAG GACGAGGAAGAAGATGGTGATAGTGCTTCCGTGACGTCATCCCTTACGTCATCGTTTATCAGTGACGCGGATGGAGAATCCGGTGCCCCCCAGCCGGGCACGTGTGGCAGTATGAAAAGTCGTTTCGAAGCTTTGAGGGAGGCAAAAGAGAAGCCCAGAACGACAGAACCACGACTTAGACGACTTAAAAAGCTGGATACGTTTATACGGGATACCGGGAAG GACAACGAGGGAGAGAACGAAGTAAACGAGACCAACGAAACGACAAAACCCAGAAAACTCGACGTCAAGAACCGATTTGAGGAGATGaggaagaagagagaagaggccgaaagaagaaaaacacaagaaatccGTCTCAGCCGACTTGAACTCGACAAAATCGCGCAGGACAGAGAGAAAGAACGCAAGGAGAAGGATGAGGTGCCTTGCGAT GATGACAATGATGACAGTCCCTCTGAAGGTACCCCCCTTGACATAAGTGAGCCCGTCCCAAGTGTCAAAGATAGACTTCACCAAATCAAAAACAGCACGGAAGAGACACAAAGAAAAGCGCAGGAGCTTCAGTTGAGTCGACTTGAGTTCGACAAAATGATGCTGGAacgagagaaagagaggaataggAAAAAAGAG GAAGAAGAAGACGAACTCGCGGGTTCGTTAGAGGATTTGAGCGAGCCCGATAAGCCCATGGGCAGTGTCAAGGGTCGGTTCGAAGAACTAAGGAAGGTCCGAGAAGAGGAGAGTCGGCGGAGGGCTGAAGAGGAGAGACTGCGGAGACTGGAAGCTGACAGATTGGCGCAAGAGCGCGAGCTTGAAAACCAAGCCCAACAAGAGTCAGCTTCG CAGGCCAATGAGGAAGAGGCTGAGGATAAACCGGAAGTCAAAGAGGACATACCACCACCAAAACGGGGGAGTCTTCGCGGGAAATTCGAAGTGATGCAGCGTCAGAAGGAGGAAGAGGCTCGCAAAAAAGCAGAGGAGGAGCGTCTGCGCAGACTCGAAGAGGAGAAGAAGATCTTAGCAGAAGAAGCCGCCAAGAGAGAGGCTGAGTATGAG GAAATGGAGCAGCTAGCCGAGCAGCGTGCTGAACAAAAGGAGGAAGCGGCACCTAAGGAATCCATAGAGGAAGTAACCTCGCCCAAGGTGTCTCTGGGAAAGCTCAAGAACAAATTTGCCGAACTTCAAAAGAAGAAAGAATCCGGAGCCTCTGAAGACGACGGCACACCAAGGGAGAAAGTCAAACCAGGGAAACTTAAGAATAAGTTTGCAGAACTTCAGAAAAAGAGTTCAGAGGACCAAGAAAACGACGCATGCGCAGAGAAGGCGCCGAAGCCAGGGAAGCTGACGATCAGTTTTGAGGAGCTGGCCAGACAGAAGGAGGAAGAAGCCAGACGTGATGcggaggaagaaagaaagagaaagctCGAGGAGGATAAACAACTTCTGGAGGAGGAAAGGGCCAGACTTGAGGCAGAG GAGGCTGCTGCCGCTGCTGCTGCATCGGAGGGAGGAGACCAGGAGGGAGAAGAGCCAGTCGAATCTGCGCCGGGGGAATCCGGGCCTCGCATCAGCGTAAAAGAAAG atTCGCCCTGatgcagaagaagaaggaggaagaggaggaacaACGTAAACTCAAGACTACAGATGTGAAGGAGGCAGGCAAGAACAAACGGGCCAGTGCGCTCTTCGAGAAATTCCAAAATATCGACAAG GTTGCAGAGGAGGAGCGTTTCCGCAAGGTGGAGGAGGAGCGAGCTCGCCGTCTGGAGATGGACAGGGAGATGCTCGCCAGGGAACTCGAGAGAACTGAGAAAATGGTCGGG ATGGAAGAAGAAgctcaggaggaggagaaggaggaggatgTGGAGCCGAAAGCAGCGGAGACGGAGGAGGACAAGGTGGCCAGGAAACAGAGAACACGCGCGCTGTTCTCACGGTTTGAGAACCTCGAG AGCTATGAGGAGCAGGAGCGGCGCAGGCGCATTGAGGAGGAGAAGCGGAAGCGGCTGATGCTGGAGCAGCGGGAGATCGACGAGGCGCGCAGGaaggaggtgggtggggctgaCGGCGCACTTCCG GAGGAGGCTAAGCGGGAGGAGGAGGACCGAGAGCGGGAGTACATGGAGCGGTTCGCCCGCGGGGAGGCGTCCGACGTGGAGGAGTCGGATGAGGACGAGACTCTGTCCGCCACGAGCGAGACCCTGGCGCCCAAGTTCGTCAAGAACTTCGAGAACATGACGATCTTCGATGGGGATCCCGTCAG GTTTGAGGCAAAGGTGATCGGCCGTCCCAAACCGGATGTGACGTGGTACCTGAACGGGAAGCGGCTGCCGAACAACCAGGACTACCGGTACAAGTTCGAGGGAGATCACGGCGTGGTGCTGGAGCTGCCGGAGACGTTCCCGGAGGACGAGGGGGAGTACATGTGTAAGGCCGTCAACACGTCCGGCATGGCGCTCTGCAGCGCTCTGCTCATCATAGAAG GCAAGGGGCACAGAGCAGAGTCTTCCTACATCAAGCAAATTGTCGAACCTACCAAGCCGGCTCAAACTAAAGCAGCCGCTAAGAAAACCACCGTTGTTAAACAACCGGCAAATGTCCAAGTCAAGCAGACCACTGTCCAAACGAAGTCAGTCACTGTCCAACCAAATACCCAACCAAAGCAACAAAAGCCAGTCCATGGCCAACTAAAACAAGCCGAGATGCCTCCAAGTAAAGAGGCCGTGATAAAACAACACGTTGTTTCTAAGTCCGAAAAGATAACGTCCACTACAGCCAGTGGACAGTTTATAAAGAAATCGTCCTCGACCACGAGTGAGAAAGTCGTGACCAAGACTACAACTTCGGAAGTGACTTCGTCAAAGACAGAGAAGTCGGCTGCTGCCAGCGCATGGGAGTTAAAATATGGTGGTAAGCCTCTGACGGCCCAACAGCTAGCCAAGCAGAAGTTAGCTCAAAAGATGGCTGGGAATGGACAACCGCCCTCGCCAACAGTTAAGGTTCCTGTACAGAAGCTCTATGTAGGTGGCAAGCCCGCTCCTGCCCAAACCGTCCCGCCCAAGGCAGCACAGCCGCAGGGGGAGCCACAGCCCGGGGCCGCGCGTAAACAATGGCCACCTCCGACCAAGG GTGGGTCCGACGAAGACACCACCAAGACGTCTGAACCTGTTTCCCCCAAAATCAAAGAAGACAAGACTTGCAACCATAACGGAGACAAAACTGACGACAATCAGACCGCCCATAGCAacgagaaagaaaacaaaccgCCGGTAAAAACAACAGAGAATgggaaataa
- the LOC136421555 gene encoding trichohyalin-like isoform X4, giving the protein MVQPSKTKTMAKTGEGDTDQQSATEPSSNSVNGDNKKDPIVPGLTKVQLPRSAAKVVLQPKKESETSASYVPKFANVNVKERFEQMRVRKEEKEAKKFEEVRKERESRDQREKHSALRKQFLKELMDSDEEEEVKKEKPKETPKSYVPRMRGSVRGKFEEMQKQKEEEERRRAEEERKRRIEMDRQIQQQEQESLISKQMEEEMFDKMETPSGPPSAAPPVTPSDLPSGERRSIKGKFEEIQKQKEEEARMRAEEERLRRIEMDKLQLEREAARKGEEQEVSESDGDTSSNASFQPTVTDIPRVTRGGVKGKFEAMRKAKEEERLRQMEEERQQRIQAETESLRLSIEAAFSQNEEEDVEEEPEVNGLDMSPRLTKKIGSVKGRYEEMQKVRDEEHRRQLETERLSRLQLEKQAIGNQSETADVEQVNGINGHSPHHQEEQEKTYTSNETIKLRNRPKGDVKGRFEDLRKRREDEARRKTQEIRISRIEFDKMMQQREKEKSPQVEDEEEDGDSASVTSSLTSSFISDADGESGAPQPGTCGSMKSRFEALREAKEKPRTTEPRLRRLKKLDTFIRDTGKDNEGENEVNETNETTKPRKLDVKNRFEEMRKKREEAERRKTQEIRLSRLELDKIAQDREKERKEKDEVPCDDDNDDSPSEGTPLDISEPVPSVKDRLHQIKNSTEETQRKAQELQLSRLEFDKMMLEREKERNRKKEEEEDELAGSLEDLSEPDKPMGSVKGRFEELRKVREEESRRRAEEERLRRLEADRLAQERELENQAQQESASQANEEEAEDKPEVKEDIPPPKRGSLRGKFEVMQRQKEEEARKKAEEERLRRLEEEKKILAEEAAKREAEYEEAPEESLTETRETKRERRAPGKLKADYVTLRQRKEVEDRRKAEELRKSRLEFDRAELEREAERLREEMEQLAEQRAEQKEEAAPKESIEEVTSPKVSLGKLKNKFAELQKKKESGASEDDGTPREKVKPGKLKNKFAELQKKSSEDQENDACAEKAPKPGKLTISFEELARQKEEEARRDAEEERKRKLEEDKQLLEEERARLEAEEAAAAAAASEGGDQEGEEPVESAPGESGPRISVKERFALMQKKKEEEEEQRKLKTTDVKEAGKNKRASALFEKFQNIDKVAEEERFRKVEEERARRLEMDREMLARELERTEKMMEEEAQEEEKEEDVEPKAAETEEDKVARKQRTRALFSRFENLESYEEQERRRRIEEEKRKRLMLEQREIDEARRKEVGGADGALPEEAKREEEDREREYMERFARGEASDVEESDEDETLSATSETLAPKFVKNFENMTIFDGDPVRFEAKVIGRPKPDVTWYLNGKRLPNNQDYRYKFEGDHGVVLELPETFPEDEGEYMCKAVNTSGMALCSALLIIEGKGHRAESSYIKQIVEPTKPAQTKAAAKKTTVVKQPANVQVKQTTVQTKSVTVQPNTQPKQQKPVHGQLKQAEMPPSKEAVIKQHVVSKSEKITSTTASGQFIKKSSSTTSEKVVTKTTTSEVTSSKTEKSAAASAWELKYGGKPLTAQQLAKQKLAQKMAGNGQPPSPTVKVPVQKLYVGGKPAPAQTVPPKAAQPQGEPQPGAARKQWPPPTKGGSDEDTTKTSEPVSPKIKEDKTCNHNGDKTDDNQTAHSNEKENKPPVKTTENGK; this is encoded by the exons GTGCAGCCTAGTAAAACAAAAACCATGGCCAAGACAGGGGAGGGGGACACCGACCAGCAGTCGGCCACGGAACCTTCGTCCAACTCCGTGAATGGCGACAACAAGAAA GACCCGATCGTACCTGGTCTTACCAAGGTTCAGTTGCCCCGTTCTGCTGCTAAGGTTGTTCTGCAGCCAAAGAAG GAGTCAGAAACCTCCGCCTCATACGTTCCTAAGTTTGCCAATGTGAACGTTAAGGAACGTTTCGAGCAGATGAGGGTGaggaaggaggagaaggaggccAAAAAATTCGAAGAAGTTCGCAAGGAGAGAGAATCAAGAGACCAGCGGGAAAAACATTCAGCACTTAGAAAACAATTCCTTAAG GAGCTGATGGACTCCGACGAGGAGGAAGaagtgaaaaaagaaaaaccgAAGGAAACTCCGAAGAGCTACGTGCCAAGGATGCGAGGCAGCGTGCGGGGAAAATTCGAAGAGATGCAGAAACAAAAG GAGGAAGAAGAACGCAGGAGGGCGGAAGAGGAGAGAAAGAGGCGGATTGAGATGGACCGGCAGATCCAGCAACAGGAACAGGAAAGCTTGATCTCAAAACAGATGGAGGAG GAAATGTTTGACAAGATGGAGACGCCATCGGGCCCTCCGTCCGCCGCCCCGCCCGTCACGCCGTCCGACCTGCCGTCAGGGGAGAGGCGCAGCATCAAGGGCAAGTTCGAGGAGATCCAGAAACAGAAGGAGGAGGAAGCGCGCATGCGCGCCGAGGAGGAGCGACTGCGCAGGATCGAGATGGACAAGCTGCAGCTGGAGAGGGAGGCTGCGCGCAAGGGGGAAGAGCAGGAGGTATCG GAATCGGATGGTGACACCAGTAGCAACGCTAGCTTCCAGCCAACGGTTACCGACATTCCAAGAGTCACACGCGGTGGTGTGAAAGGAAAATTCGAAGCTATGAGAAAAGCCAAAGAAGAGGAAAGGTTGCGTCAGATGGAGGAAGAGAGACAGCAGCGCATTCAGGCCGAAACAGAATCCCTTCGCCTATCCATTGAGGCTGCCTTTTCGCAAAACGAG GAAGAAGATGTTGAGGAAGAGCCCGAGGTCAACGGCCTTGATATGTCCCCAAGACTCACGAAAAAGATCGGCAGTGTTAAGGGCCGTTACGAGGAGATGCAAAAGGTGCGGGACGAGGAGCATCGTCGGCAGTTGGAAACGGAAAGACTCAGCAGGCTCCAGCTCGAGAAACAGGCAATagggaaccaatcagaaacAGCCGACGTTGAACAG GTCAATGGCATCAACGGGCATTCCCCGCATCATCAAGAGGAGCAGGAGAAAACGTACACGTCAAACGAGACAATCAAGCTTAGAAACAGGCCCAAGGGTGACGTGAAAGGTCGGTTCGAAGACCTGAGAAAGCGGCGAGAGGATGAAGCCAGGCGTAAAACGCAAGAGATACGGATTAGCCGTATCGAGTTTGATAAGATGATGCAACAACGAGAAAAGGAGAAGTCCCCGCAAGTAGAG GACGAGGAAGAAGATGGTGATAGTGCTTCCGTGACGTCATCCCTTACGTCATCGTTTATCAGTGACGCGGATGGAGAATCCGGTGCCCCCCAGCCGGGCACGTGTGGCAGTATGAAAAGTCGTTTCGAAGCTTTGAGGGAGGCAAAAGAGAAGCCCAGAACGACAGAACCACGACTTAGACGACTTAAAAAGCTGGATACGTTTATACGGGATACCGGGAAG GACAACGAGGGAGAGAACGAAGTAAACGAGACCAACGAAACGACAAAACCCAGAAAACTCGACGTCAAGAACCGATTTGAGGAGATGaggaagaagagagaagaggccgaaagaagaaaaacacaagaaatccGTCTCAGCCGACTTGAACTCGACAAAATCGCGCAGGACAGAGAGAAAGAACGCAAGGAGAAGGATGAGGTGCCTTGCGAT GATGACAATGATGACAGTCCCTCTGAAGGTACCCCCCTTGACATAAGTGAGCCCGTCCCAAGTGTCAAAGATAGACTTCACCAAATCAAAAACAGCACGGAAGAGACACAAAGAAAAGCGCAGGAGCTTCAGTTGAGTCGACTTGAGTTCGACAAAATGATGCTGGAacgagagaaagagaggaataggAAAAAAGAG GAAGAAGAAGACGAACTCGCGGGTTCGTTAGAGGATTTGAGCGAGCCCGATAAGCCCATGGGCAGTGTCAAGGGTCGGTTCGAAGAACTAAGGAAGGTCCGAGAAGAGGAGAGTCGGCGGAGGGCTGAAGAGGAGAGACTGCGGAGACTGGAAGCTGACAGATTGGCGCAAGAGCGCGAGCTTGAAAACCAAGCCCAACAAGAGTCAGCTTCG CAGGCCAATGAGGAAGAGGCTGAGGATAAACCGGAAGTCAAAGAGGACATACCACCACCAAAACGGGGGAGTCTTCGCGGGAAATTCGAAGTGATGCAGCGTCAGAAGGAGGAAGAGGCTCGCAAAAAAGCAGAGGAGGAGCGTCTGCGCAGACTCGAAGAGGAGAAGAAGATCTTAGCAGAAGAAGCCGCCAAGAGAGAGGCTGAGTATGAG GAAGCGCCCGAGGAAAGTCTCACCGAAACTCGCGAGACCAAGCGAGAGAGAAGAGCGCCCGGTAAACTTAAGGCAGACTACGTCACGCTACGGCAGAGAAAAGAGGTGGAGGACAGAAGAAAAGCAGAGGAGCTCCGAAAAAGTAGATTAGAATTCGACCGCGCGGAGCTCGAGAGAGAGGCCGAAAGATTACGAGAG GAAATGGAGCAGCTAGCCGAGCAGCGTGCTGAACAAAAGGAGGAAGCGGCACCTAAGGAATCCATAGAGGAAGTAACCTCGCCCAAGGTGTCTCTGGGAAAGCTCAAGAACAAATTTGCCGAACTTCAAAAGAAGAAAGAATCCGGAGCCTCTGAAGACGACGGCACACCAAGGGAGAAAGTCAAACCAGGGAAACTTAAGAATAAGTTTGCAGAACTTCAGAAAAAGAGTTCAGAGGACCAAGAAAACGACGCATGCGCAGAGAAGGCGCCGAAGCCAGGGAAGCTGACGATCAGTTTTGAGGAGCTGGCCAGACAGAAGGAGGAAGAAGCCAGACGTGATGcggaggaagaaagaaagagaaagctCGAGGAGGATAAACAACTTCTGGAGGAGGAAAGGGCCAGACTTGAGGCAGAG GAGGCTGCTGCCGCTGCTGCTGCATCGGAGGGAGGAGACCAGGAGGGAGAAGAGCCAGTCGAATCTGCGCCGGGGGAATCCGGGCCTCGCATCAGCGTAAAAGAAAG atTCGCCCTGatgcagaagaagaaggaggaagaggaggaacaACGTAAACTCAAGACTACAGATGTGAAGGAGGCAGGCAAGAACAAACGGGCCAGTGCGCTCTTCGAGAAATTCCAAAATATCGACAAG GTTGCAGAGGAGGAGCGTTTCCGCAAGGTGGAGGAGGAGCGAGCTCGCCGTCTGGAGATGGACAGGGAGATGCTCGCCAGGGAACTCGAGAGAACTGAGAAAATG ATGGAAGAAGAAgctcaggaggaggagaaggaggaggatgTGGAGCCGAAAGCAGCGGAGACGGAGGAGGACAAGGTGGCCAGGAAACAGAGAACACGCGCGCTGTTCTCACGGTTTGAGAACCTCGAG AGCTATGAGGAGCAGGAGCGGCGCAGGCGCATTGAGGAGGAGAAGCGGAAGCGGCTGATGCTGGAGCAGCGGGAGATCGACGAGGCGCGCAGGaaggaggtgggtggggctgaCGGCGCACTTCCG GAGGAGGCTAAGCGGGAGGAGGAGGACCGAGAGCGGGAGTACATGGAGCGGTTCGCCCGCGGGGAGGCGTCCGACGTGGAGGAGTCGGATGAGGACGAGACTCTGTCCGCCACGAGCGAGACCCTGGCGCCCAAGTTCGTCAAGAACTTCGAGAACATGACGATCTTCGATGGGGATCCCGTCAG GTTTGAGGCAAAGGTGATCGGCCGTCCCAAACCGGATGTGACGTGGTACCTGAACGGGAAGCGGCTGCCGAACAACCAGGACTACCGGTACAAGTTCGAGGGAGATCACGGCGTGGTGCTGGAGCTGCCGGAGACGTTCCCGGAGGACGAGGGGGAGTACATGTGTAAGGCCGTCAACACGTCCGGCATGGCGCTCTGCAGCGCTCTGCTCATCATAGAAG GCAAGGGGCACAGAGCAGAGTCTTCCTACATCAAGCAAATTGTCGAACCTACCAAGCCGGCTCAAACTAAAGCAGCCGCTAAGAAAACCACCGTTGTTAAACAACCGGCAAATGTCCAAGTCAAGCAGACCACTGTCCAAACGAAGTCAGTCACTGTCCAACCAAATACCCAACCAAAGCAACAAAAGCCAGTCCATGGCCAACTAAAACAAGCCGAGATGCCTCCAAGTAAAGAGGCCGTGATAAAACAACACGTTGTTTCTAAGTCCGAAAAGATAACGTCCACTACAGCCAGTGGACAGTTTATAAAGAAATCGTCCTCGACCACGAGTGAGAAAGTCGTGACCAAGACTACAACTTCGGAAGTGACTTCGTCAAAGACAGAGAAGTCGGCTGCTGCCAGCGCATGGGAGTTAAAATATGGTGGTAAGCCTCTGACGGCCCAACAGCTAGCCAAGCAGAAGTTAGCTCAAAAGATGGCTGGGAATGGACAACCGCCCTCGCCAACAGTTAAGGTTCCTGTACAGAAGCTCTATGTAGGTGGCAAGCCCGCTCCTGCCCAAACCGTCCCGCCCAAGGCAGCACAGCCGCAGGGGGAGCCACAGCCCGGGGCCGCGCGTAAACAATGGCCACCTCCGACCAAGG GTGGGTCCGACGAAGACACCACCAAGACGTCTGAACCTGTTTCCCCCAAAATCAAAGAAGACAAGACTTGCAACCATAACGGAGACAAAACTGACGACAATCAGACCGCCCATAGCAacgagaaagaaaacaaaccgCCGGTAAAAACAACAGAGAATgggaaataa